A window of the Gossypium hirsutum isolate 1008001.06 chromosome A03, Gossypium_hirsutum_v2.1, whole genome shotgun sequence genome harbors these coding sequences:
- the LOC107886253 gene encoding polyadenylate-binding protein 1, with product MEQYEEQEDEVYGGEIPDEEGEMDADIDISAAAEDYEGNDLELEHDPDSNSKDLEDMKKRLKEIEEEAGALREMQAKVEKEMGAVQDSPGASATQAEKEEVDSRSIYVGNVDYACTPEEVQQHFQSCGTVNRVTILTDKFGQPKGFAYVEFVEVDAVQNALLLNESELHGRQLKVSAKRTNIPGMKQYRGRRPNPFFRSRRPFIPGPVYYPAYGYGRVPRFRRPMRYRPY from the exons atggaGCAATacgaagagcaagaggacgaagTGTACGGAGGGGAGATCCCAGACGAGGAAGGAGAAATGGACGCTGACATCGACATTTCTGCTGCTGCTGAGGATTACGAAGGCAATGACCTAGAACTTGAACACGATCCCGATTCCAATTCCAAG GACTTGGAAGATATGAAAAAGAGACTTAAGGAGATCGAGGAAGAAGCCGGGGCTTTACGTGAAATGCAGGCCAAAGTCGAGAAGGAGATGGGCGCTGTCCAAg ATTCCCCAGGTGCTTCTGCAACCCAAGCTGAAAAGGAGGAAGTCGATTCCAGATCTATTTACGTTGGTAAT GTAGACTATGCATGTACACCTGAGGAAGTTCAGCAGCATTTCCAATCTTGTGGAACCGTGAACAGAGTAACAATTTTGACCGACAAGTTTGGTCAACCTAAAGGATTTGCCTATGTTGAATTTGTTGAAGTTGATGCTGTTCAAAATGCTCTACTGTTAAATGAATCAGAATTGCATGGTCGTCAGTTGAAG GTCTCTGCAAAACGAACAAATATTCCTGGGATGAAACAGTATCGAGGAAGGCGACCCAACCCATTTTTCCGCTCCAGAAGGCCTTTCATTCCTGGTCCTGTTTACTACCCTGCATATGGTTATGG GAGGGTTCCAAGGTTCAGGCGGCCTATGAGATACAGGCCGTATTAA
- the LOC107888029 gene encoding pectinesterase PPME1, which yields MTGKYIGKIEVGAIISTILLLARVVVSQNPAEIPADKSQVNAWFNANVKPASARVGTIDPALAQAEAEPKIIKVVQGGGGDFDTITKAIESVPTGNTKRVIISIGPGVYREKIKIERTKPFITLIGDPKSMANLTFDGTAKQYGTVDSATLIVESDFFVAANLFIVNIAPKPDGEMEGAQGVSLRVSGDKAAFYNCKIIGFQNTLCDDKGNHFFMNCYIRGTVDFIFGNGKSLYLGTELYVEEDKRQTVITAQDRENNEQDHTGFSFVQCKITGTAKGAYLGRAGKSSPRVVFAFTDMSNVVHPEGWSHNLTPERAQTLFYGEYKCSGLGAASAARVPYSSQLTETVALRFLTLGFIDGSKWLLPPPNLKMDKTIVLLGTHAQLYE from the exons ATGACAGGAAAATATATCGGAAAGATTGAAGTTGGTGCCATAATCAGCACAATTCTCCTCCTTGCTCGAGTTGTTGTGTCACAAAATCCAGCAGAGATACCCGCAGATAAATCCCAAGTGAATGCTTGGTTCAATGCCAATGTCAAGCCTGCCTCAGCAAGAGTTGGCACCATAGACCCCGCCCTTGCTCAGGCTGAGGCTGAACCTAAAATCATTAAAGTGGTACAAGGTGGTGGAGGAGATTTCGACACCATAACCAAAGCCATTGAAAGTGTTCCCACAGGAAACACCAAACGTGTGATCATATCGATTGGACCTGGAGTTTATCGAGAGAAAATCAAAATTGAACGAACTAAGCCTTTCATTACATTGATTGGAGATCCCAAAAGTATGGCAAATTTGACATTCGACGGCACGGCTAAGCAGTATGGAACTGTAGATAGTGCCACCCTTATTGTTGAGTCTGATTTCTTCGTGGCTGCTAATCTGTTTATAGTA aacATTGCTCCAAAGCCAGACGGGGAAATGGAGGGAGCACAAGGGGTTTCCTTGAGAGTTTCTGGTGATAAAGCAGCTTTCTATAATTGCAAGATCATTGGTTTCCAAAATACTTTGTGCGATGACAAGGGCAACCATTTCTTTATGAATTGCTACATTCGTGGCACTGTCGATTTCATTTTTGGGAATGGGAAGTCTTTATATCTG GGAACTGAATTATACGTGGAGGAGGATAAGAGACAAACAGTAATTACCGCACAAGATAGGGAAAATAATGAACAGGATCACACTGGTTTTTCATTTGTGCAATGCAAAATTACAGGGACAGCCAAAGGTGCATATCTAGGTAGAGCTGGGAAGAGTAGTCCAAGAGTTGTTTTTGCCTTCACTGATATGAGCAACGTCGTCCATCCCGAGGGATGGTCTCATAATTTAACACCAGAGCGTGCCCA GACTCTTTTCTATGGAGAATACAAGTGCTCGGGACTTGGGGCAGCTTCGGCTGCGCGAGTGCCATACTCTTCGCAGCTAACTGAGACAGTTGCTTTACGATTCTTGACTCTTGGCTTCATTGACGGAAGCAAATGGTTGCTTCCGCCGCCAAATCTAAAGATGGATAAAACTATTGTTTTATTAGGCACACATGCACAGCTATATGAATAG